TTTTCCGGCCCATGAACCCAAAATGGGCCTCAGAGgacattttcaataatttttcacCGGACGGGGTTTTAGGCCCAAGTGAATAGTTCTGAACAATTGAATATAGTATAAGGTTTATTATAAGGTTTTTTGTTATGGCATGGCAGGGCAGGGCAGGTATTTTGAGGATTAATGGAGACTTATATCATCTTATAAAGTTGGATCGAGCATTAGACGGATTCTTCAACTTGGTTGTTATTTTAAACATGCATTGCGAAAAGTGAAAACGTGGGTCTGAATTATTTGTAACCATATATTATGTCGGGAAATAATATATTGATCTTGGATCGAATTGCGGTCGACCTACTTATTGAGATATCGTATCGTGTTAATAGACTGATTCTGTTTTGGAGCTTAATCACAGCTAATGTGGTTTTCAGAGCTTAATAACaaatctatttaaaaaaaaatcattatcttTCATTGTAATCATAAATCTGCCCCCATTTATCCTCCGTTGAAAAACCACATTAGGTTTTCTGATATGGCAATCCCACGCAAGGACTAAATTCACGCCATCAAGCTGTCATGGAAAAACACCAGAATTACGTTCCTTGCTTGGAAAATCGAGAGAAGTCAGAAGTAATCGAGGcttgcttctttgcttcttcaatTCGCGCTCGAAAGAGAGAAAATGCTCGATGATTGTTACTGAGCTGTGATTATGCTCACACCTTTTATGACAGCCACTTAATCCTAGATCATGCGAACCTCATGTGAGACGTATCAAAACACAAGACCGAGCCGTTATGCAGTAGGCTCGGAGGCAGTGTGCCGATCCTCACCAAAGGCTGAAACAAGGGTCACCGGGAGAATCTTGTCGCCGAAGGCTGAACAAGTGTTGAATCATTTGATCATGGAAAAGTTTCATGCATTGGCATAGTTGGCTTCCACAGAGAGTAACAGGCCATTTCGGAGAGCAAATATTCACCCTAGATTCATGAATTCCCAAAGTTAAAGCAGCAGTAAGTCTCACAAAGTGAAAGCATCCATACCACCGAACCCAATCTTTCTGCACCAGCACCTTTCCCTGAACACTTCACTAACCCAACCAACAAGGCAAATGAAACCGACACCTACTGAGTTTCTACCACTTTTTACACTTAGGAACAGCCTAAAATTTTCTGCATTGAACAGGTAAGAATTTCTCCTAGGATATAGAATACCGCCTGTGTCTCGTGGACGATCCGGAAGATTTGGTATCTACAGGAACCAAAGACGTCGGGCTCTGAGAACTCCCAGACGTCTCGGAGCTCTTCTGCTGTCTGTGCCCCTTGCCAACTGACCAAAGTTTATCAAATATCCTCCTCGATCTCGAGGGAAGCAACTGGCCCCCGCTTCGGCTGTTCCTGCTGCTAGATTTCTTGGCCAGCTTCCCACTCTTCTTCGATTCTCCATCCTCGATCTTGATGCGACCTATCTGTTTCTCGAGCTTCCTGCAGCTCTCCACAGTCATCTTCTCAGATTCCTCATCGGTGTTTGTCGTCGTAGAGCACGAAGTGTCTCGCGCAGTGTTGCCGAGGGCTTGAGCCCCTCTGACCTGCTCGAAATAAAGAACTTGGACGACAACCCGAAGCGGGAGGCGTTCGTTTTGCGCGGCATCGATGGATGCCTCCATGGTCAGTTTCTTGATATCCATCAACCCACatatcctttttctttcagATTTTGTCAAGCTCGGATGTTCCTGTGTCCCAAAAAACATTATCAGAGGTACGCTCAGATTTTTTCAAGCATCGAAAAAAAGAACTAGCCAGGAGTGATGAATAGGGAAAAacacttcgaccaaaaaaaaaaaaaaaaaatagggaaaaacaCATTACCTTCAGATATGCGTCAATTGCTCTGTACAAGGTATCGTGGATCGGTCTCCCTGAATCCGGAATTGACTGTGATAACTCGATGAAACTCAATAGCGGCAGATTAGGATCATGTGCTATTTCCACGAGATAACCGTCTATCAGTTTACCAACATTTAACAAAGAATCAAGCTCCAAAAGGATGATGCCATTTCCAACTTCGTTATTCTTGATGCCGCGATCCCTGCCATAATTTCCATGCAATAGATACTGCTTCAGAAGGCACTTCACCAATTCTACATCATATTTCATGCTTTTTGGAGCCTGAGATGGAATTAACAAATCTATCACCGATGCCTCATGCAACTTCAGACCAACTCTTTCCACCAACTGTTCCCTTGCTGAACCATCTGATCCCACCAAGGTAGCCACTTTTAGTAGTTTTAGCAAGAAACTACAAGAACCAGAATTAACATCAGATGGCAACAAAGCAATGAGATTTTCCAGAAGAGATTTGTTTCTGCATTGGTTGGCATCTGAAACCAAAGCATCAACAGAATCCGGCAACCATCTGACGGCATAAGTTCTGAGAGCCTCTCCAATGACATTAGCATCCATCCGTCCTTTCGACTTCACAGCGACGATGACTCGCTTGAATAGATCAATATCCAGCTCACATAGATCTTCAATCCACCAATCTTTGGGTACAGATTCCATTCTCTCCTGAAACTTAATCCCCTCCTCAAGAACTCTATCTGCCGAAGCTAATTTGCGATTGTGTGTGTATGACCAATCGACATTTGCAGGATCAATTGATGTCCTTGACGCAATAGAATCTACACATCTCCCAACTATCTTGAGGTCGTCGGACCATGGAAGTAGAGACCTTGTGGTCTGTAGAACAATGATGGAATCTTTCCAGCTCCGAAAGATACTGGAATTGAGGAATA
This genomic interval from Rhodamnia argentea isolate NSW1041297 chromosome 4, ASM2092103v1, whole genome shotgun sequence contains the following:
- the LOC115755590 gene encoding BTB/POZ domain-containing protein NPY1 produces the protein MKFMKLGSKPDAFLADGKTIRYISAELATDIVISVGEVKFYLHKFPLLSKSYRMQKLVLKAKEENSEEINLADFPGGPKAFEICAKFCYGMTVTLNAYNVVAARCAAEYLEMTEDVDRGNLIFKIEVFLNSSIFRSWKDSIIVLQTTRSLLPWSDDLKIVGRCVDSIASRTSIDPANVDWSYTHNRKLASADRVLEEGIKFQERMESVPKDWWIEDLCELDIDLFKRVIVAVKSKGRMDANVIGEALRTYAVRWLPDSVDALVSDANQCRNKSLLENLIALLPSDVNSGSCSFLLKLLKVATLVGSDGSAREQLVERVGLKLHEASVIDLLIPSQAPKSMKYDVELVKCLLKQYLLHGNYGRDRGIKNNEVGNGIILLELDSLLNVGKLIDGYLVEIAHDPNLPLLSFIELSQSIPDSGRPIHDTLYRAIDAYLKEHPSLTKSERKRICGLMDIKKLTMEASIDAAQNERLPLRVVVQVLYFEQVRGAQALGNTARDTSCSTTTNTDEESEKMTVESCRKLEKQIGRIKIEDGESKKSGKLAKKSSSRNSRSGGQLLPSRSRRIFDKLWSVGKGHRQQKSSETSGSSQSPTSLVPVDTKSSGSSTRHRRYSIS